A portion of the Sphaerochaeta pleomorpha str. Grapes genome contains these proteins:
- a CDS encoding carbohydrate ABC transporter permease has translation MKKTKKTSFTMIFVYIFLTISAIFSISPFLWIIIGSTNDAHAIVTGKLTFGNQLATNFKNLFGSVNMGIALGNSARIAFFTVLLTLTTTSMAAYGFQMYKTRHKENTYSFFLLTMMVPFASLMIPLFQIIVLLRMLNSLSAIILVTSASVFMIFFFRQSFMNYPTEILQAARVDGANEFRIFVTIFIPSMKSTYAAAAIYSFMNSWNAYIWPLIVLQTNDKRTATLLISSLSSAYNPDYGVIMTGIAVATLPVIIVFFAFQKQFVQGMVGSVKQ, from the coding sequence ATGAAAAAAACAAAGAAAACTTCGTTTACCATGATTTTTGTGTATATCTTTCTAACCATTTCTGCAATATTCTCGATTTCTCCCTTCCTGTGGATTATTATCGGCAGCACCAATGATGCACATGCAATCGTTACCGGCAAGCTGACCTTCGGCAATCAGCTGGCAACCAATTTCAAAAACCTTTTCGGTTCTGTAAATATGGGAATAGCCCTTGGGAACTCTGCCAGGATTGCCTTCTTTACCGTATTGCTCACGTTGACGACAACTTCCATGGCTGCCTATGGGTTTCAGATGTACAAGACAAGACACAAGGAGAATACCTATTCGTTCTTCCTTCTGACTATGATGGTTCCCTTTGCCTCGCTTATGATTCCACTCTTCCAGATTATCGTACTGCTGAGGATGCTCAATTCTCTGAGTGCAATCATTTTGGTAACCTCAGCTTCCGTATTCATGATTTTCTTCTTCCGTCAGAGCTTCATGAACTACCCGACCGAAATACTACAGGCTGCAAGGGTCGATGGGGCGAATGAATTCAGGATCTTTGTGACCATTTTCATACCTTCGATGAAGTCAACCTATGCAGCGGCAGCCATCTATTCGTTTATGAACAGCTGGAATGCCTACATTTGGCCTTTGATCGTCCTGCAGACAAATGATAAGCGAACAGCAACCCTGCTTATCTCTTCTCTCTCTTCGGCCTACAACCCTGACTACGGGGTTATCATGACAGGTATCGCAGTGGCTACCCTTCCGGTAATTATCGTATTCTTTGCCTTCCAGAAACAATTCGTCCAGGGGATGGTCGGATCAGTAAAACAGTGA
- a CDS encoding ABC transporter substrate-binding protein → MKKKALSLLLVLVMATCLFAGGATETATSDETPITIWAWDPNFNISIMQEAISRYQATHPDAKFQIVEIAKADLEQKLHTTLAAKTKTGLPDIVLIEDYNAQKYLTSYPGQFADLTKSFDYSKFIKSKTDIGVVGGKNYSVPFDSGVTGFFYRTDLLSKAGYSAADLTNITWSRFCEIAADYHKKTGRYLFANGKSDGGLMRVMLQSAGQWYFDKDGKPNLVNNAAIREAVQLYKRFIDEDLAYPTNGWNDWVGALYTSDAASISSGVWIVGSIKAGKDQSGLWAVAPIPRLSGTSSVNASNLGGSSWYILQNGPKRAAAIAFMNEIYGADKEFYQTILLNNGAIGSYTPAFEGDAFAKKDAFFGNYPIYADLSKWAEMIPMVNIGQYTYEADAAIMANMEAYYAGKATLDQTLQAAEAQLKNSIQ, encoded by the coding sequence ATGAAAAAAAAGGCACTGTCTCTGCTTCTGGTCCTTGTTATGGCGACCTGTCTGTTTGCCGGTGGGGCAACTGAAACAGCAACCAGCGATGAAACCCCAATTACCATCTGGGCTTGGGACCCAAATTTCAACATTTCCATTATGCAGGAAGCAATCAGCCGCTATCAGGCTACACATCCGGATGCAAAATTCCAGATTGTCGAAATTGCCAAGGCAGACCTTGAGCAGAAACTGCATACCACACTTGCAGCAAAAACAAAAACAGGTCTTCCTGACATTGTCCTTATTGAAGATTACAATGCACAGAAATACCTTACCTCCTACCCCGGGCAGTTCGCAGACCTGACCAAAAGCTTCGATTATTCCAAGTTCATCAAGTCCAAGACAGATATTGGTGTTGTCGGCGGCAAGAATTATAGTGTCCCCTTTGACTCTGGTGTAACCGGCTTTTTCTATAGAACCGACCTTTTATCCAAAGCAGGATACAGTGCAGCCGACCTGACTAACATCACCTGGAGCCGTTTCTGTGAAATCGCAGCCGACTACCACAAGAAAACCGGCAGGTATCTCTTTGCAAACGGAAAGAGTGACGGAGGCCTGATGAGAGTCATGCTCCAGAGTGCCGGCCAGTGGTACTTCGACAAAGACGGAAAGCCGAACCTTGTCAACAATGCAGCTATCCGTGAGGCTGTACAGCTTTACAAGAGATTCATTGACGAAGACCTTGCCTATCCTACCAATGGATGGAATGACTGGGTTGGCGCCCTGTACACCAGTGACGCTGCTTCCATTTCCTCCGGCGTATGGATCGTCGGTTCGATCAAAGCAGGAAAAGACCAAAGTGGGCTTTGGGCAGTTGCTCCCATTCCCCGTCTCTCCGGTACTTCCTCGGTCAATGCCTCGAACCTCGGCGGTTCTTCCTGGTATATTCTCCAGAACGGACCTAAAAGAGCTGCAGCCATTGCCTTCATGAATGAAATCTACGGCGCTGACAAGGAATTCTACCAGACCATCCTCCTCAACAACGGAGCCATCGGGTCCTATACCCCTGCTTTCGAAGGCGATGCTTTCGCCAAAAAGGATGCCTTCTTCGGCAACTACCCCATTTATGCAGACCTCAGCAAATGGGCAGAGATGATCCCGATGGTAAACATTGGCCAGTATACCTACGAAGCCGATGCAGCTATCATGGCCAATATGGAAGCCTACTATGCTGGAAAAGCAACCCTTGACCAGACCTTGCAGGCAGCGGAGGCCCAGCTGAAGAATTCCATTCAGTAA
- a CDS encoding helix-turn-helix domain-containing protein translates to MSSYRKITSYIEHLKTTYSLDVTIKDYSGFIYTDENLERVLRPYLAHSSPYCMFIKETREGYQRCLAQNKPLYERCKARKPFVGYCPAGICELVIPIANKAQVFGSINVSHFALGGNKGIEKRESWLQGAPEQRKLTAKFLYEQFVRPATIEVPEVQYSLELLAEYIAEIVKNAKNPVKDLKAGIEEEAKIRTFIAENANEKILVEQVLTSCNISKTSLYNLIEATNAKNFREYVNVIRIEQSEKLLLETGQHPKEVALKLGFKDYNHFCRLFKDQVKITPTDYQKYYKDEKHQATN, encoded by the coding sequence ATGTCAAGTTACAGAAAAATAACCTCCTACATCGAACACCTCAAGACAACCTATTCACTTGATGTTACTATCAAGGACTATTCAGGGTTCATCTATACTGATGAAAATCTCGAGAGAGTTCTCCGGCCCTATCTCGCCCACTCCAGTCCATACTGCATGTTCATTAAAGAAACCCGTGAAGGCTATCAGCGTTGCCTAGCCCAAAACAAACCGCTCTATGAACGATGTAAGGCCAGAAAACCCTTTGTGGGATATTGCCCCGCAGGGATATGTGAACTGGTCATTCCGATTGCAAACAAAGCCCAGGTTTTCGGATCCATCAACGTCTCCCATTTTGCGCTTGGGGGCAACAAAGGGATTGAGAAACGGGAAAGTTGGTTGCAAGGGGCCCCAGAACAGAGAAAACTCACGGCGAAGTTCTTATATGAGCAATTTGTCAGGCCAGCGACAATCGAAGTGCCCGAGGTGCAGTATTCACTTGAATTACTTGCAGAATATATTGCCGAGATAGTAAAAAATGCAAAAAACCCGGTAAAAGACCTAAAAGCCGGTATTGAGGAAGAGGCCAAAATCAGGACCTTCATTGCAGAAAATGCAAACGAAAAGATTTTGGTTGAACAAGTGCTTACCTCCTGCAATATTTCAAAAACAAGCCTGTATAATCTAATTGAAGCAACCAATGCAAAGAATTTCAGGGAGTATGTAAACGTAATCAGGATAGAGCAGAGTGAAAAGTTACTCTTGGAAACTGGGCAGCACCCCAAAGAGGTGGCGCTTAAACTGGGGTTCAAGGATTACAATCATTTTTGCAGATTGTTTAAGGATCAGGTGAAAATCACCCCCACTGATTATCAGAAATATTACAAGGATGAAAAGCACCAGGCAACCAACTAG
- a CDS encoding glycoside hydrolase family 2 TIM barrel-domain containing protein translates to MFNLSYLSDPEVFQINRVPAHADFVSEACKSISLDGTWHFLSFFRPEEADTTFLDPAKLDTMGTIEVPGHLQLQGHGLLQYTNTMYSWDGKENIVPPQIPTHQNLTGCYARTIQISRSQLEKEIRIRFEGSESNVILYVNGIFVGYSEDSFTPSEFCITNQLKEGDNLISVMVTRFCSGSWLEDQDFWRLSGIFRSVHLLILEKTHIEDVFLKPILNQDFSLGALLAKVQVAEATADQTVSLFVGDKLLAECKAGDSLSCTLENPLLWSAENPFLYHATIVLKDEKTILDKTTIPFGFRDIHIEGTTILLNGKRLLIHGVNRHEFHCKKGRAISKEDIYADLVEMKRNNINAVRTSHYPNQSCFYDFCDVLGLYVVDETNLETHGTWMVFGRVVPDEHTIPNCKEEWKEAVLDRASSMAMRDKNHPSIIFWSCGNESYGGSVLDSESDYFRSLNDNRLIHYEGIFHDRRYPRTSDVESRMYAKIPEIQEYSKHATKPFILCEYSHSMGNSTGNLEEYVALEQSHPVYHGGFIWDFVDQAFQLDDKNPDNLSGGFGFDMPTDGYFCTNGLLTGDRKTTAKMKEVKYAYSPFPMAGEGNKLTITNRNLFIDASSFLIAWTLLKEGVAVSSGSFKTDLGAGETKTFTLFDPLPDTTETYSVTGEIRLDVATKWAEKGFVIAKHSFLANTVGEVSLPQEIEPFIKGSCNIGYRCEKGVFLYSLFLGQWEAMLTNQGNLLSRPVKLETWRAPTNNDKGNGNTLLWAPYKLASLYQRCTKYHLAENVLSTVIATPSFEAECRYTCHGNTTTLTVLAPSFPTSLPCFGISFAIDKRYHNVKWFGNTVIDTYQDRLCGNLLGIAQEDASSFYTNHNDPQECGNLTDLRYLELTDDQGHGMRIRGEKPFEGSVLPYSCHELENATKKSELPTNDCFYVRILDGQTGVGGDDSWGAPVHDKYLYKGPEGPWRISFEIL, encoded by the coding sequence ATGTTCAACCTTTCCTATCTCAGCGACCCAGAAGTGTTTCAAATCAACAGGGTACCCGCCCATGCCGATTTTGTAAGTGAAGCTTGCAAATCAATATCTTTGGACGGGACCTGGCATTTCCTTTCCTTTTTCCGTCCGGAAGAGGCAGATACCACATTCCTCGACCCTGCAAAACTCGATACGATGGGAACCATTGAAGTTCCCGGACATCTTCAGCTTCAGGGGCATGGATTGCTTCAATACACGAATACCATGTACTCCTGGGACGGAAAAGAGAATATTGTCCCTCCGCAGATTCCCACTCACCAGAATCTCACCGGTTGTTATGCGAGAACAATACAGATTTCCCGTTCCCAGCTTGAAAAGGAAATCAGGATACGTTTCGAGGGGTCCGAAAGCAATGTAATTCTGTATGTCAACGGTATATTTGTCGGCTATAGCGAAGATAGTTTCACTCCAAGCGAATTCTGCATCACCAACCAACTCAAAGAGGGAGATAATCTGATTTCGGTCATGGTTACCCGCTTTTGCAGCGGTAGCTGGCTGGAAGACCAGGATTTCTGGCGACTGTCTGGTATTTTCAGGAGTGTACACCTCCTCATTCTGGAAAAAACCCATATCGAGGATGTTTTCCTCAAACCGATTTTGAACCAGGATTTCTCCCTGGGGGCTTTGCTTGCAAAAGTACAGGTTGCAGAGGCCACAGCCGATCAAACGGTTTCCCTTTTTGTAGGGGACAAATTGCTTGCAGAATGCAAAGCAGGAGACTCCCTTTCCTGTACCTTGGAGAATCCTTTGCTGTGGAGTGCAGAGAATCCCTTTCTCTACCATGCCACGATTGTCCTGAAGGATGAAAAAACCATTCTGGACAAAACCACTATCCCGTTCGGATTTAGGGATATCCATATTGAGGGGACTACTATACTTCTCAATGGAAAAAGGCTGTTGATCCACGGGGTAAACCGCCATGAGTTCCATTGCAAAAAAGGGAGGGCGATTTCCAAAGAAGATATTTATGCGGACCTGGTGGAAATGAAACGAAACAATATCAATGCGGTAAGGACCTCCCATTATCCGAACCAGAGTTGCTTCTATGATTTCTGTGATGTATTGGGGCTATATGTTGTCGATGAGACAAATTTGGAAACCCACGGTACCTGGATGGTATTCGGCCGGGTTGTTCCGGATGAACATACCATTCCCAATTGCAAGGAAGAATGGAAAGAGGCTGTATTGGACAGGGCTTCCTCCATGGCCATGCGGGACAAGAACCACCCCTCCATCATTTTCTGGTCCTGCGGCAATGAAAGCTATGGAGGGTCAGTCCTCGATAGCGAATCCGATTACTTCAGGTCACTTAACGACAACCGCTTGATTCACTATGAAGGAATTTTCCATGACCGCAGGTATCCAAGGACGAGTGATGTGGAAAGCCGTATGTATGCTAAGATTCCCGAAATACAGGAATATTCCAAACATGCAACCAAACCGTTCATCCTGTGTGAATACAGCCATTCCATGGGTAATTCAACGGGGAACCTGGAAGAATATGTTGCGCTCGAACAAAGCCACCCAGTCTACCATGGCGGTTTCATCTGGGACTTCGTCGACCAGGCTTTCCAACTCGATGATAAAAACCCTGACAACCTTAGCGGAGGATTCGGATTCGATATGCCGACCGATGGATATTTCTGTACCAACGGGTTGCTGACCGGAGACAGGAAAACAACTGCAAAGATGAAGGAAGTAAAGTATGCCTACTCCCCTTTCCCGATGGCAGGGGAAGGAAACAAGCTTACCATAACCAACAGGAACCTTTTTATCGATGCCTCGTCTTTCCTGATTGCCTGGACATTACTCAAAGAAGGCGTTGCGGTTTCAAGCGGTTCCTTCAAAACCGATCTGGGAGCCGGTGAAACAAAAACCTTTACGCTTTTCGATCCCCTCCCAGATACTACTGAGACTTATTCCGTAACAGGTGAAATCAGATTGGATGTTGCAACCAAATGGGCTGAGAAAGGATTTGTTATTGCAAAGCATTCCTTCCTCGCAAATACAGTAGGTGAAGTCTCCTTACCTCAAGAAATCGAACCTTTCATAAAGGGAAGCTGCAATATTGGCTATCGTTGTGAAAAGGGTGTATTCCTGTATTCCCTCTTCCTTGGCCAATGGGAAGCAATGCTCACCAATCAGGGTAACCTGCTTTCCCGTCCGGTCAAGCTTGAAACCTGGAGAGCACCAACCAACAATGACAAGGGAAACGGAAACACATTGCTATGGGCACCTTACAAACTGGCCAGCCTGTACCAGAGGTGTACAAAGTATCATCTTGCTGAAAACGTATTGTCTACGGTTATCGCCACCCCATCCTTCGAGGCGGAATGCAGGTATACCTGCCATGGCAATACCACAACACTTACCGTACTTGCCCCAAGCTTCCCCACCTCATTGCCCTGCTTTGGGATAAGCTTTGCCATAGACAAGCGCTATCACAATGTAAAATGGTTCGGAAATACTGTAATCGATACGTATCAGGACCGCCTGTGCGGCAATCTGCTGGGAATTGCACAGGAGGATGCTTCCTCCTTCTATACAAATCATAATGACCCACAGGAATGCGGAAACCTTACCGATTTGAGATATCTGGAATTGACCGATGACCAGGGACACGGAATGAGAATACGGGGAGAAAAACCCTTCGAGGGTTCCGTTCTTCCCTATAGCTGCCATGAATTGGAAAATGCAACAAAGAAGAGTGAGCTGCCCACCAATGACTGTTTCTATGTCAGGATCCTTGACGGCCAGACAGGCGTCGGGGGTGATGACTCCTGGGGAGCCCCGGTGCATGACAAGTATCTCTACAAAGGGCCTGAAGGTCCTTGGAGAATTTCGTTTGAGATACTCTGA
- a CDS encoding carbohydrate ABC transporter permease, which yields MATERRLNKIGWFFILPVGLLLAVFLVYPIFYSFYLSFTSTKGIVSNFVGFKNYTRLFGDPMFYLALKNTFKILLLQVPIMLCLALVFASLLNNRKLKFKGFFRTALFLPSVTSLIAYTILFKMLFAYDGLVNHLLMFLNLVQKPLDWLGTPSLALFVLIVAMIWRWTGYNMIFYLSAMQNISGDLYEAASIDGASPTMSFFTITLPLLKPMILFTTVMSTIGTLQLFDEPMNLAQGGVTASTVGPNNCFLTLSVYIYNICFKYTPNFGYAATVSYAILIIIAILTYIQFRVSSDTNTTLLRKVRTRNAILSQGENK from the coding sequence ATGGCTACGGAACGAAGACTCAACAAAATCGGGTGGTTTTTCATCCTCCCTGTGGGACTGCTGCTAGCAGTTTTTCTCGTATATCCTATTTTCTATTCTTTCTATCTTTCCTTTACGTCAACTAAGGGTATCGTCTCCAATTTTGTTGGGTTCAAAAATTATACCAGGCTCTTTGGTGACCCCATGTTCTACCTTGCTTTGAAAAACACCTTCAAGATTCTTCTCTTGCAGGTGCCTATCATGCTCTGCCTTGCACTGGTTTTTGCCTCGTTGTTGAATAACAGGAAACTCAAGTTCAAAGGTTTTTTCAGAACAGCCCTGTTTCTCCCCTCGGTAACCTCCCTTATTGCCTATACCATCCTGTTCAAGATGCTCTTTGCCTATGATGGGCTGGTAAACCATCTGCTCATGTTTCTCAACCTAGTCCAAAAACCCCTCGATTGGCTGGGTACCCCTTCCCTTGCCCTGTTTGTACTCATTGTCGCCATGATCTGGCGATGGACCGGCTACAATATGATTTTCTATCTCTCAGCCATGCAGAATATATCCGGGGACTTGTATGAGGCAGCTTCGATCGACGGGGCATCCCCTACCATGAGTTTCTTTACGATTACCTTACCGCTTCTCAAACCGATGATATTGTTCACCACCGTAATGTCCACGATTGGAACCTTGCAATTGTTTGATGAACCGATGAATCTTGCACAAGGAGGCGTTACCGCTTCGACGGTCGGACCAAACAACTGTTTTCTAACCTTGAGTGTCTATATCTATAATATATGCTTTAAATACACCCCGAACTTTGGATATGCGGCTACTGTTTCCTATGCAATCCTTATCATCATTGCTATCCTAACCTACATTCAGTTCAGGGTAAGTTCCGACACCAATACCACTCTCTTGCGCAAAGTGAGAACAAGGAATGCAATTTTGTCACAGGGGGAGAACAAATGA
- a CDS encoding LacI family DNA-binding transcriptional regulator yields MATIKDISKLSGVSPSAVSRILNHDSSLSVSNETKIKVLAAAEELEYVTIKERKRNSVKEKRLTIAIVEWYSESALIEDPYYLYLEKMVEKKLAQEDIDTFKIVNIDGTYTSAVNAQVDGLIAIGRFSPSQVTQLTSFSPYIVFLDSSPDPSLYDSLLINTEQGITLAMKHLFELGHTKIGFVCGHVIDDNGGEGFDLRKKAYYAFMKENNLFSPSLIFEGDRLSYEQGRILTKRILDEKERPTALVVANDTMATGVLSLLQESGLSVPSDMSLVGFNDLPSVKFLDPPLTSVQIPMQLLAMTAVDLLRQRITGDYPVPLKIFLPTMLKVRKSTAIPHK; encoded by the coding sequence ATGGCAACAATAAAAGATATCTCCAAACTTTCTGGGGTTTCTCCCTCCGCGGTCTCCCGAATTCTTAATCATGATTCTTCATTGAGCGTAAGCAATGAAACCAAAATAAAGGTCTTGGCTGCTGCCGAGGAACTGGAATATGTCACGATCAAAGAAAGGAAGAGGAATTCAGTCAAGGAAAAGCGTCTGACTATTGCCATTGTCGAGTGGTATTCGGAATCTGCTTTGATCGAAGACCCCTACTACCTGTACCTGGAGAAAATGGTAGAAAAGAAACTTGCCCAGGAGGATATCGATACCTTCAAGATTGTAAACATTGATGGAACCTATACTTCGGCAGTAAATGCCCAGGTAGACGGTCTGATTGCAATTGGCAGGTTCTCCCCGTCCCAGGTAACCCAGCTGACCTCGTTCTCTCCCTACATTGTATTCTTGGATTCCTCTCCTGACCCATCTCTGTATGATTCCTTGCTGATCAATACCGAACAGGGGATCACGTTGGCCATGAAACATCTTTTTGAGCTGGGCCACACAAAGATAGGTTTTGTCTGTGGACATGTAATCGATGATAACGGAGGGGAAGGCTTTGACCTGAGAAAGAAAGCCTACTATGCTTTCATGAAGGAGAACAACCTCTTTTCCCCCTCCCTCATTTTTGAAGGTGATCGGCTTTCCTATGAACAGGGTAGAATCCTTACAAAAAGGATTCTGGATGAGAAGGAAAGACCAACTGCTCTAGTTGTTGCCAATGATACGATGGCAACCGGAGTATTGTCCCTCCTGCAGGAATCGGGACTTTCCGTTCCTTCAGATATGAGCCTGGTTGGGTTCAATGATTTGCCATCGGTAAAATTCCTTGACCCACCCCTGACCAGTGTCCAGATTCCCATGCAACTGCTGGCTATGACTGCCGTAGACCTCCTTCGCCAGAGAATTACCGGTGATTATCCAGTCCCCCTGAAGATTTTCCTTCCGACGATGTTGAAGGTGAGAAAAAGCACTGCGATACCCCATAAATGA